From the genome of Acidobacteriota bacterium, one region includes:
- the dnaN gene encoding DNA polymerase III subunit beta, with amino-acid sequence MQFTVSKNALLKELNLLQGIVEKKSTIPILSNVLIETANDSTISLVATDLDVSLQTECAAESVRPGSIVLQARKLFEIVRNLPDAEINFAKEDNDWVRILCASSEFRIVGQAKEHFPSTPRADKAGVTIPAAVIHSLINRTVFAITQEESRYALNGSLLLFGEGRLQMVATDGHRLALAAADVDKAEDGSEHLKVIIPKKALIELAKLTAGAEGGIELSRDENHLYFEIQNRYLTSRMLAGQFPNYDLVLPKNNDKSIALNVDRVSQAIRRVALMADERSHGVKVDLTSGKLSITSQSADVGEAKEVIPLDYTGDNLSIGFNAQYVLDFLGVVGTDEVLFEFKDEQSPALLRPSGDGQADYKYVVMPMRLL; translated from the coding sequence ATGCAATTCACCGTTTCAAAGAATGCTCTCTTAAAAGAGCTAAATCTTCTCCAGGGAATAGTCGAAAAGAAAAGCACTATTCCGATACTGTCAAACGTCCTGATCGAAACCGCGAACGATTCTACGATTTCGCTGGTTGCCACAGACCTGGACGTGTCTCTTCAGACGGAGTGCGCCGCAGAGTCCGTCCGACCGGGGTCAATCGTTCTGCAGGCGAGAAAGCTGTTTGAAATTGTTAGAAACCTGCCAGACGCGGAAATAAACTTCGCGAAAGAGGACAACGACTGGGTCAGAATTCTTTGTGCCTCATCCGAATTCAGGATAGTAGGTCAGGCAAAGGAACATTTCCCGTCGACTCCTCGGGCAGACAAGGCTGGAGTAACAATTCCGGCAGCAGTGATTCATAGCCTGATAAACCGGACTGTTTTTGCGATCACTCAGGAGGAATCGCGATACGCGCTCAATGGATCCCTTCTGCTTTTCGGTGAAGGGAGGCTGCAGATGGTAGCGACTGATGGTCACCGGCTGGCGTTGGCCGCTGCCGATGTCGACAAGGCTGAGGACGGCTCTGAACATTTGAAGGTGATAATTCCGAAAAAGGCTCTGATCGAACTTGCCAAGCTGACGGCGGGTGCGGAAGGAGGGATCGAGCTATCTAGAGACGAAAATCACCTATACTTTGAGATACAGAACCGCTATCTCACATCGAGGATGCTGGCCGGACAGTTTCCAAACTACGACCTTGTCTTGCCAAAGAACAATGACAAGTCGATCGCTTTGAATGTAGATCGGGTGAGTCAGGCTATAAGGCGCGTAGCACTCATGGCCGATGAGAGAAGTCACGGAGTGAAAGTCGATCTTACCAGCGGGAAACTGAGTATAACATCACAAAGCGCTGACGTGGGCGAGGCCAAGGAAGTGATACCTCTGGATTATACCGGCGACAACCTGAGCATCGGGTTCAACGCTCAATATGTTCTGGATTTCCTCGGCGTCGTTGGCACAGACGAAGTGTTGTTCGAGTTCAAGGACGAACAGAGCCCCGCCTTGTTGCGGCCATCTGGGGACGGGCAAGCGGATTACAAGTACGTGGTCATGCCAATGCGCCTGCTCTGA